Proteins encoded within one genomic window of Tachysurus vachellii isolate PV-2020 chromosome 16, HZAU_Pvac_v1, whole genome shotgun sequence:
- the msgn1 gene encoding mesogenin-1, giving the protein MDGAEVDHLTAKLLAQWEWRSDTRHFGAQSVSTRRTCSSPEPSASPCSTCSSSSSSSFQDAPGEMFSDYSYDGRKAAQTKTSRPKMSTKRRMKASEREKMRMRSLAEALHQLRDYLPPVYSRRGQPLTKIQTLKYTIEYIKELSEILSQE; this is encoded by the coding sequence atggacggCGCAGAGGTTGATCACTTGACCGCTAAACTTCTGGCGCAGTGGGAATGGAGATCCGACACCAGACATTTCGGAGCGCAAAGCGTCTCCACCAGACGCACATGTTCGTCACCTGAACCCTCTGCCTCTCCATGCTCCACCTgttcatcctcctcatcctcatccttcCAAGATGCTCCAGGGGAAATGTTCTCGGATTATTCCTACGACGGAAGGAAAGCAGCGCAGACGAAAACCTCCAGACCCAAAATGTCAACGAAAAGGCGCATGAaggcgagcgagagagagaagatgcgTATGAGGAGTTTAGCTGAAGCTTTGCATCAGCTGCGAGATTATCTGCCTCCTGTTTATAGCCGCAGAGGACAACCTCTGACCAAGATCCAGACTCTCAAATACACCATCGAGTACATAAAGGAGCTGTCGGAAATCCTCAGCCAAGAATGA